One Brassica napus cultivar Da-Ae chromosome C4, Da-Ae, whole genome shotgun sequence genomic region harbors:
- the LOC106451161 gene encoding histone chaperone RTT106, which yields MKAPNMDSITKSLEKSMQNFSLSDRRRRVGDRFGRSSTTTEESSNEHVPPISDRTLELNSHISLPCHWEQCLDLKTGEIYYINWKNGMRVKEDPRKVMMNADNDSGESCGTFCSEEDSSYYDSEESSSESSPSSRENQKEEEEEYEEQEEEEEEEEEEEEEEAVLVVAGCKACFMYFMVPKLVEDCPKCAAQLVHFDRPHSASP from the exons atGAAGGCACCGAACATGGATTCGATAACAAAATCTCTTGAGAAATCAATGCAGAATTTTTCTCTGAGTGATCGGAGAAGAAGAGTTGGAGACAGGTTCGGAAGATCGTCAACGACGACCGAAGAGAGCAGCAACGAACATGTTCCTCCGATCTCAGACAGAACACTGGAGCTTAACTCTCACATATCTCTTCCTTGTCACTGGGAGCAGTGTCTTGATCTCAAG acAGGAGAGATTTACTATATAAACTGGAAAAATGGAATGAGAGTGAAAGAGGATCCAAGGAAAGTGATGATGAATGCAGATAATGACAGTGGAGAATCATGTGGAACATTTTGCTCAGAAGAAGATAGCTCATATTACGACAGTGAGGAGTCTTCATCCGAGTCTTCTCCATCATCAAGAGAGAATCagaaagaggaagaggaagagtatgaagaacaagaagaagaagaagaagaagaagaagaagaagaagaagaagaagctgtgcttgTTGTTGCTGGATGCAAAGCTTGTTTCATGTACTTCATGGTTCCTAAGCTTGTCGAGGACTGCCCCAAATGTGCGGCACAGCTTGTTCACTTTGATCGACCTCATTCTGCCTCTCCTTGA
- the LOC106451162 gene encoding serine carboxypeptidase-like 46, producing the protein MMSHRQCLTIVTALILLHALSLVSSTVMSRADRITSLPGQPKVGFQQYSGYVSIDEKKQRALFYYLAEAEAKPISKPLVLWLNGGPGCSSLGVGAFSENGPFRPKGSVLVRNQHSWNHEANMLYLETPVGVGFSYATESSSYEGVNDKITAKDNLVFLQKWFKRFPQYLNRSLFITGESYAGHYVPQLAQLMIQYNKKHHLFNLKGIALGNPVLEFSTDFNSRAEYFWSHGLISDPTYRMFTSYCNYSRFVSEYYRGDVSSMCSKVMSQVSTETSRFVDKYDVTLDVCIPSVLSQSKVVSPQQVGETVDVCVEDETVNYLNRRDVQKALHARLVGTRKWAVCSNVLDYELLDVEVPTINIVGSLIKAGVPVLVYSGDQDSVIPLTGSRTLVKQLAQQLGLSTTVPYRVWFAGQQVGGWTQVYGNVLAFATVRGAAHEVPFSQPERSLVLFKAFLGGNPLPEEF; encoded by the exons ATGATGTCTCACCGGCAATGCCTAACGATAGTGACTGCCCTAATTTTGCTTCATGCTCTGAGTTTAGTGAGCTCCACTGTTATGTCCCGGGCTGACCGGATCACCAGTTTACCCGGTCAACCCAAGGTAGGGTTTCAGCAGTACTCTGGTTATGTCTCTATAGACGAGAAGAAACAGAGAGCTCTGTTTTACTACTTGGCTGAAGCAGAAGCCAAACCCATCTCTAAGCCTCTCGTCCTTTGGCTCAATGGAG GACCTGGATGTTCATCATTGGGTGTTGGTGCATTCTCTGAGAATGGACCTTTTAGACCAAAAGGATCAGTCTTGGTGAGGAATCAGCATAGCTGGAATCATG AGGCGAATATGTTGTATCTGGAAACACCTGTTGGAGTTGGATTCTCTTATGCAACTGAGAGCTCTTCGTATGAGGGTGTCAACGATAAGATCACTG CAAAAGACAATCTTGTGTTCTTGCAAAAATGGTTCAAAAGATTCCCTCAGTATCTTAACAGAAGTCTCTTCATCACTGGTGAAAGCTATGCTG GTCATTATGTTCCTCAGTTGGCTCAGCTTATGATTCAATACAACAAGAAGCACCATTTGTTTAACCTCAAAGGCATtgct CTTGGCAATCCGGTTTTGGAGTTCTCTACCGATTTCAACTCACGAGCAGAGTATTTCTGGTCTCATGGGTTGATATCGGATCCAACTTACAGAATGTTCACATCTTATTGTAATTACTCACGGTTTGTGAGTGAGTACTATAGAGGAGACGTCTCAAGTATGTGTTCTAAAGTTATGAGTCAAGTTAGCACTGAAACAAGCAGATTTGTAGACAAATATGATGTTACTCTTGACGTGTGCATTCCTTCTGTGTTATCTCAATCCAAAGTAGTTAGCCCTCAA CAAGTGGGGGAGACGGTGGATGTATGTGTAGAAGACGAGACGGTTAACTATCTAAACCGGAGAGATGTGCAGAAAGCTCTCCATGCTCGGCTTGTCGGAACTCGAAAATGGGCCGTGTGCAGCAA TGTGCTGGATTACGAACTACTTGATGTGGAAGTACCAACGATAAATATTGTTGGAAGTCTTATCAAAGCTGGAGTTCCAGTTCTTGTGTACAG CGGAGATCAAGACTCCGTGATTCCATTAACGGGAAGTAGAACATTGGTGAAGCAACTGGCTCAACAATTGGGACTGAGTACAACCGTGCCTTATCGTGTTTGGTTCGCAGGACAACAG GTTGGTGGTTGGACTCAGGTTTATGGGAACGTATTGGCATTTGCAACGGTGAGAGGAGCGGCCCACGAGGTACCGTTCTCGCAGCCCGAGAGATCACTTGTGTTGTTCAAGGCCTTCTTGGGTGGTAATCCTCTCCCTGAAGAATTCTGA